One Gossypium hirsutum isolate 1008001.06 chromosome A11, Gossypium_hirsutum_v2.1, whole genome shotgun sequence genomic window carries:
- the LOC107936754 gene encoding uncharacterized protein, translating into MGEAVFTLADIVIGKLTSLILSEMSRYVHSDLSDLGITVATIMNMLPDAEERSSTGNFTVWLKKAKDALYDAEDLLDVLSLDVLSSRDFCWLRANDCVYCPTMSAEIQAIKNRLTSLKRALDWFNFAKQLLVNTPFMAAMSTTFVAGCSSRMKTTEKIHETYYGMGEFELQFLLTGSKKRNRKLVSDVLLRQERKRIRKQRQLQHQREALTSQLQRKSKRKESLLKKLIKWGYAQKIAKFYDDRTQRGINNNGKITDWERKLNWERKLEGMKKMVTMVTKASQYLDDVPIGTKFTGMKASQQILCYIDQIKMQWPMQSDLLVIKQEIQEIDRKYKDAVLAEDEAKWRLLLVGKKIEELDRQLSEFYFAHRWSEKVTSTDDRVSMLTREKEVLSKLRDLENQLYDKDNNKVEYKDFLGLEQSLKKTAWGKTPNYLQPIAIRIEKARGKATDVFHIPAQVPVCAAIKEMEDFPVEDLDWDTLKKWGATLNYAKKYNFQVGFADNLLKKNLLAYLVIQNLPNLTAIN; encoded by the exons ATGGGGGAAGCTGTGTTCACCTTGGCCGATATTGTCATAGGCAAATTGACCTCCCTTATTCTCTCTGAAATGTCGCGGTACGTCCACTCTGACCTCAGCGACCTAGGAATCACCGTCGCTACAATCATGAATATGCTTCCTGACGCCGAAGAGCGATCTTCGACCGGCAATTTCACAGTTTGGCTTAAAAAGGCGAAAGATGCACTTTATGATGCCGAAGACTTGCTCGATGTGTTATCTTTAGATGTTTTGAGTAGCCGTGACTTTTGCTGGTTAAGGGCAAACGATTGTGTTTACTGTCCCACAATGAGCGCTGAAATTCAGGCCATTAAGAACAGGTTAACTTCCCTTAAAAGGGCGCTCGACTGGTTTAACTTTGCCAAGCAACTGCTTGTTAATACCCCTTTCATGGCTGCAATGAGCACAACTTTTGTAGCAGGTTGTTCTAGTAGGATGAAGACGACGGAAAAG ATACATGAAACCT ATTATGGCATGGGAGAATTCGAGCTTCAGTTTTTATTGACTGGAAGCAAGAAAAGAAATCGGAAACTTGTTTCTGATGTATTATTGagacaagaaagaaaaagaataaggaAACAGAGGCAACTCCAGCACCAGAGAGAAGCATTAACTTCCCAGCTACAGCGAAAatcaaaaaggaaagaaagccTTTTGAAAAAGTTGATCAAGTGGGGATATGCGCAAAAAATAGCGAAATTTTACGATGATCGAACCCAAAGAGGGATAAATAAC AATGGCAAGATAACAGATTGGGAAAGGAAGTTGAATTGGGAAAGAAAGTTGGAAGGCATGAAGAAAATGGTGACGATGGTGACGAAAGCTTCTCAATATCTCGACGATGTGCCGATAGGCACTAAGTTCACGGGAATGAAAGCTTCTCAACAAATTCTCTGCTATATCGACCAAATCAAAATGCAATGGCCAATGCAATCTGATCTCCTAGTGATTAAGCAAGAGATCCAAGAAATTGACCGCAAGTACAAGGATGCTGTATTAGCAGAAGACGAGGCGAAGTGGCGACTGCTTCTAGTTGGAAAGAAGATTGAAGAACTTGATCGACAACTATCAGAG ttttattttgcaCATCGATGGTCGGAAAAAGTTACTTCAACCGATGATCGTGTAAGTATGCTAACTCGTGAAAAAGAAGTACTATCTAAACTCCGTGATTTGGAAAATCAACTTTACGACAAGGACAACAACAAAGTGGAATACAAAGATTTCCTAGGCTTGGAGCAGTCCTTAAAGAAAACTGCTTGGGGGAAAACTCCAAACTACCTCCAACCTATTGCGATCCGAATCGAAAAAGCTCGAGGAAAAGCTACTGATGTTTTTCATATCCCCGCTCAAGTTCCGGTCTGTGCTGCGATCAAAGAGATGGAAGATTTTCCGGTTGAGGATTTGGACTGGGATACGTTAAAAAAGTGGGGCGCTACGCTTAATTACGCTaagaaatataattttcaagtgGGATTTGCAGATAATCTGTTGAAGAAGAATTTGCTCGCCTATTTGGTTATTCAAAATCTGCCCAATTTGACCGCAATAAATTAG